The following are encoded together in the Colius striatus isolate bColStr4 chromosome 5, bColStr4.1.hap1, whole genome shotgun sequence genome:
- the LOC133625560 gene encoding basic proline-rich protein-like, protein MPAARSRPSGYRSTEHASAALLPVPPTLSASHTTALQQPQKPVTRRDDAERSSRGPTEHTATPPHVGQPPSSPHRAQAPQGATSAASASPAPLPRIGTAGQPPRGKLAADRGAQRAGSDPVPPLLPRSSSSHPAAPRLSAGKRPLNFPSRALEASGHRALGEALMPQGPRSGYGSSGPPRWGEGRHPCPDHSLPCLPRWCQPSPRRVHSLGPEPEPEPHPAPPRSRPLPPPGSADPLPVRDPPAWAADEFPGRRLLTAGEERGRETKLQARSGA, encoded by the coding sequence ATGCCAGCAGCGCGTTCCCGTCCCAGTGGATACAGGTCTACAGAACATGCCTCAGCCGCGCTGCTCCCTGTGCCACCGACCCTCTCCGCCTCCCATACCACCGCCCTTCAGCAGCCCCAGAAGCCCGTGACCCGCCGAGACGACGCAGAGAGGAGCTCCCGGGGCCCTACGGAACACACAGCCACGCCGCCCCACGTCGGGCAGCCGCCCAGCTCGCCTCACCGAGCACAGGCCCCACAAGGAGCCACATCGGCCGCCTCGGCCTCCCCCGCACCGCTGCCTCGGATCGGTACGGCAGGTCAGCCGCCACGGGGAAAGCTGGCCGCCGACAGAGGAGCACAACGGGCAGGAAGCGACCCCGTGCCGCCACTACTGCCccgctccagcagcagccaccccgCCGCTCCGCGCCTCTCGGCCGGGAAACGCCCCTTGAACTTTCCCAGCCGCGCCCTGGAGGCATCCGGGCACCGGGCCCTCGGCGAAGCGCTCATGCCGCAAGGCCCGCGAAGCGGTTACGGCTCCTCAGGCCCGCCTCGCTGGGGCGAGGGGCGGCACCCCTGCCCCGATCACTCCCTCCCTTGCCTTCCTCGGTGGTGCCAGCCGTCGCCCCGTCGCGTCCACAGCCTAGGCCCCGAGCCCGAGCCCGAGCCGCATCCCGCTCCGCCCCGTTCccgccccctccctcctcccggCTCGGCTGATCCGCTTCCCGTCAGAGACCCGCCGGCCTGGGCTGCCGATGAGTTTCCGGGTCGCCGGTTGTTGACCGCGGGcgaggaaagaggaagagagaccAAGCTGCAGGCCAGGTCGGGAGCGTAA